From a single Paenibacillus sp. FSL W8-0426 genomic region:
- a CDS encoding urea amidolyase associated protein UAAP2, with product MSTFQPVQSEMRTENAIYEHIIPAGDGWLHDLLPGQTLRIVDMEGNQAVDTLFYSTSDPSDHYSAVRTITQQGNLYLTTGSTLLAESGQALLRITADTCGRHDTIGGACSAQSNTVRYAHDTLPMHNCRDTFMLMLSRREEYTKRDLAPNVNFFMNVPVTPEGELTFADGISAPGRYVELLALAPVTVLISNCPQLNNPCNAYNPTPAKVLVWDAEGVNAHV from the coding sequence ATGAGCACATTTCAACCTGTACAAAGCGAGATGCGCACCGAAAACGCCATCTACGAACATATCATTCCAGCAGGAGACGGTTGGCTGCATGATCTGCTGCCAGGACAAACGCTGCGCATCGTTGATATGGAAGGCAATCAAGCGGTGGATACGCTGTTTTATTCCACGTCAGACCCGTCCGACCACTACAGCGCGGTGCGGACGATTACCCAACAGGGCAATCTGTACTTGACCACAGGTTCGACGCTGCTCGCCGAATCGGGCCAGGCACTGCTCCGAATTACAGCCGATACCTGCGGCAGGCATGATACGATCGGCGGCGCTTGTTCGGCACAGAGCAACACGGTGCGTTATGCGCACGATACACTTCCGATGCATAACTGCCGCGATACGTTTATGCTGATGCTTTCCCGGCGGGAGGAATATACGAAGCGGGACTTGGCGCCAAACGTCAATTTCTTCATGAATGTTCCGGTCACGCCGGAAGGCGAGCTGACGTTTGCCGACGGCATTTCCGCACCTGGCCGTTACGTGGAATTGCTGGCTCTGGCTCCGGTCACCGTGCTGATCAGCAACTGTCCGCAATTGAACAATCCATGCAATGCCTATAACCCTACTCCAGCCAAAGTGCTTGTATGGGATGCAGAAGGAGTGAACGCGCATGTTTAA
- the uca gene encoding urea carboxylase has protein sequence MFKKVLIANRGAIAVRIMRTLRRMGVSSAAIYTKADRDSLHVEHADEAILIGEGPARESYVNAELVLQTAIEAGADAIHPGYGFLSENAAFARACAEKGIAFIGPSPEHIELFGLKHTARAMAAEAGVPLLPGTELMNTLEEAVQEADQIGYPVMLKSTAGGGGIGMRGCEHEEALREAFESVSRLAAAHFNDGGVFLEKYIARARHVEVQIFGIGSGEAFALGERDCSVQRRNQKIIEETPAPCLPDDVRKEMHECARRLAMSAGYRNAGTVEFLYDPDEERFYFLEVNTRLQVEHGVTEEVLGIDLVEWMVKEAANECGSLNVSVPAPTGHSLQVRLYAEDCMNEFRPSDGRIDAIHWPEGVRIESWIQPGLHVTTLYDPMLAKLIVRAETRSEAIAKMKVALQQLRVYGVTTNQSYIEAFLDNDAFASGTVHTRMLSGFKPMEHAIEVLDGGVQTTVQDSPGRIGYWDIGVPPSGPMDQLAFRIGNRLLGNEEQAAGLEMTLRGGSYRFRDELTFCLTGANMNAELDGVIVEPYSPITASPGAVLTLGEAKQGMRTYLLVAGGLDMPLTLGSAATFTLGGFGGHGGSALRTGAVLRVGKAKGSPLAPLAADRRPEYSNEWTIGVIPGPHCTDEYVLPAYLGQLTETTWEVHFNSSRTGVRLIGPAPLWARTDGGDAGLHPSNIHDNAYAVGALDLTGDMPILLGPDGPSLGGFVCPVTTATAELWKLGQLSPGDKVRFKLITVEEAERLRAEQEEYVQQLDVQPLLPALPETSRGDYMPILAQATEGRRFAIAIRCSGDENILVEYGERELNLLYRFQAYVLMEAIKSSGNIPFIELTPGIRSLQIHLDASRMSVKEAAALVMELDLQLPELETIEVPSRIVKLPLSWDDPATRLAIERYQQNVRPDAPWCPSNLEFIRRMNGLGSLEEVAEIVFNASYLVMGLGDVYLGAPVAVPLDPRHRLVTTKYNPARTWTPENAVGIGGAYLCVYGMEGPGGYQFVGRTVQMWNTFRETNHFEAGKPWLLQFFDQLQFYPVSEAELLKMREEFPRGGFAVEVEETTFHLGTYLEWLNSIAEESGSFRKQQQSAFQAERNYWKELGIAEYVSEPEAAAALEEVEMPEGSLGMSSSMSGSVWKVLVEPGQEVRKGDTIIIEESMKMEFPQLAPADGVIASIYVSPGDQIKSGDWIAAIIPAIKEEVVR, from the coding sequence ATGTTTAAAAAAGTACTCATTGCCAACCGCGGTGCCATTGCGGTGCGCATCATGCGGACGTTGCGCCGGATGGGCGTATCCAGCGCAGCCATTTACACCAAAGCGGACCGGGACAGCCTCCATGTGGAACATGCAGACGAGGCGATCCTGATCGGGGAAGGTCCGGCCAGAGAGAGCTACGTGAACGCCGAATTGGTTCTGCAGACGGCCATCGAGGCTGGTGCAGACGCCATTCATCCGGGATACGGGTTTCTGAGCGAAAATGCGGCATTTGCGAGAGCGTGCGCAGAGAAGGGCATCGCCTTCATCGGGCCATCCCCCGAACATATTGAGCTGTTCGGCTTGAAGCATACGGCACGGGCGATGGCCGCGGAAGCAGGCGTACCGCTGCTGCCCGGCACGGAATTGATGAACACGCTGGAGGAAGCGGTTCAAGAAGCGGACCAAATCGGTTATCCGGTCATGCTGAAATCGACGGCAGGCGGCGGCGGAATCGGAATGCGGGGCTGCGAGCATGAAGAAGCGCTGAGGGAAGCTTTCGAATCGGTATCGCGCCTCGCGGCGGCCCATTTCAACGACGGCGGCGTTTTTCTGGAAAAGTACATCGCTCGCGCACGTCATGTCGAGGTTCAAATTTTCGGTATCGGCAGCGGCGAAGCGTTTGCATTGGGAGAACGCGACTGTTCCGTGCAGCGCCGCAACCAGAAAATCATTGAAGAGACCCCGGCACCGTGCCTGCCTGACGATGTCCGGAAAGAGATGCATGAGTGCGCGCGCAGGCTGGCGATGTCGGCAGGGTATCGCAATGCGGGAACGGTGGAGTTTCTTTACGATCCGGATGAGGAGCGTTTCTATTTCCTTGAGGTGAACACGAGGCTTCAGGTAGAGCACGGCGTGACGGAAGAAGTGCTTGGCATTGATTTGGTCGAATGGATGGTCAAAGAAGCGGCCAATGAATGCGGTTCGCTGAATGTGTCTGTACCTGCGCCGACAGGTCATAGTTTGCAGGTGCGGTTGTACGCAGAGGATTGCATGAACGAGTTCCGGCCAAGCGATGGACGCATCGATGCCATCCATTGGCCTGAAGGGGTGCGGATCGAGAGTTGGATTCAGCCGGGGTTACATGTAACGACGCTGTATGATCCAATGCTGGCGAAATTGATCGTGCGTGCCGAGACGCGGAGCGAAGCCATTGCCAAGATGAAAGTCGCGCTGCAGCAGCTCCGCGTGTACGGCGTGACCACCAATCAGTCATATATTGAAGCGTTCCTGGATAACGATGCATTCGCAAGCGGAACGGTGCATACCCGAATGCTTTCCGGCTTTAAACCGATGGAGCATGCGATCGAAGTGCTCGATGGCGGCGTACAGACTACCGTGCAGGATAGCCCGGGCAGAATCGGGTACTGGGATATCGGAGTGCCGCCATCCGGCCCGATGGATCAGCTTGCTTTTCGCATCGGCAACCGGCTGCTGGGCAATGAAGAACAAGCGGCCGGACTGGAGATGACGCTTCGCGGGGGATCATACCGTTTCAGGGATGAGCTCACTTTTTGTTTGACAGGTGCAAATATGAATGCCGAGCTGGATGGCGTCATTGTTGAACCCTATTCACCGATCACTGCCTCTCCTGGCGCAGTGCTGACCTTGGGCGAGGCCAAACAAGGGATGCGGACATATCTGCTCGTAGCCGGAGGACTTGACATGCCGCTTACGCTCGGGAGTGCGGCGACGTTTACGCTGGGAGGCTTCGGCGGACATGGAGGCAGTGCGCTGCGGACCGGAGCCGTCCTTCGGGTGGGCAAAGCCAAAGGAAGCCCGCTTGCTCCGCTTGCAGCGGATCGCAGACCCGAGTATAGCAATGAATGGACGATTGGCGTCATCCCGGGTCCGCATTGCACCGACGAGTACGTTCTGCCCGCGTATCTTGGCCAGTTGACCGAGACAACATGGGAAGTGCATTTCAACAGCTCCAGAACCGGCGTCCGCCTGATCGGCCCGGCTCCGCTGTGGGCGAGAACCGATGGTGGGGACGCCGGACTGCATCCGTCCAACATTCATGATAACGCGTATGCCGTCGGCGCGCTGGATTTGACGGGCGACATGCCGATCCTGCTCGGACCGGACGGGCCGAGTCTCGGCGGATTTGTCTGTCCCGTAACGACGGCGACCGCAGAACTATGGAAGCTGGGTCAATTAAGCCCTGGCGACAAGGTTCGTTTCAAGTTGATCACCGTCGAAGAAGCAGAACGGCTCAGAGCGGAGCAAGAGGAGTATGTGCAACAGCTTGACGTTCAACCATTGCTGCCAGCGCTGCCCGAAACGTCCAGGGGCGATTACATGCCGATCCTGGCCCAAGCGACGGAAGGCAGACGTTTTGCCATCGCCATCCGCTGCTCCGGCGACGAGAACATCCTCGTGGAATACGGGGAGCGGGAGTTGAATCTGCTGTATCGTTTCCAGGCGTACGTGCTTATGGAAGCCATCAAATCTAGTGGAAACATTCCGTTCATCGAGCTGACTCCCGGCATCCGATCGCTGCAAATCCATCTCGATGCGTCCCGTATGTCCGTTAAAGAAGCGGCTGCATTGGTGATGGAGTTGGACTTGCAGCTTCCGGAGCTGGAAACGATCGAAGTGCCTTCACGGATCGTCAAACTGCCGCTCTCCTGGGATGATCCGGCGACGCGTCTCGCCATTGAGCGTTACCAGCAAAACGTTAGACCGGATGCGCCGTGGTGCCCGAGCAATCTGGAATTTATCCGGCGCATGAACGGGCTGGGTTCATTGGAGGAAGTTGCCGAAATTGTGTTTAATGCTTCGTATCTCGTCATGGGGCTCGGCGACGTGTATCTCGGAGCACCGGTTGCAGTGCCGCTGGACCCCCGCCACCGGCTCGTGACGACTAAGTATAACCCTGCGCGCACGTGGACGCCGGAAAACGCCGTAGGCATCGGCGGCGCATATCTTTGCGTATACGGGATGGAAGGTCCGGGCGGATATCAATTCGTCGGTCGTACGGTGCAGATGTGGAACACGTTCAGAGAGACGAACCATTTTGAAGCAGGAAAGCCTTGGTTGCTGCAATTTTTCGATCAGCTTCAATTCTATCCGGTGTCGGAAGCGGAGCTTCTGAAGATGCGCGAAGAATTTCCGCGTGGCGGCTTTGCCGTCGAGGTGGAGGAGACCACGTTCCATTTGGGCACGTACCTGGAATGGTTGAACTCGATCGCCGAGGAATCAGGCAGCTTCCGTAAGCAGCAGCAGAGCGCATTCCAGGCCGAACGGAACTATTGGAAGGAGCTTGGCATTGCCGAATACGTCTCCGAGCCTGAAGCCGCGGCTGCGCTGGAAGAGGTAGAGATGCCTGAGGGCAGTCTCGGCATGAGCAGTTCCATGTCGGGCAGCGTGTGGAAGGTGTTGGTCGAGCCAGGCCAAGAGGTTCGTAAAGGCGACACTATTATAATAGAAGAAAGTATGAAAATGGAGTTCCCACAGCTGGCTCCGGCAGATGGAGTTATTGCTTCGATCTACGTTTCGCCAGGGGATCAGATCAAGTCGGGAGACTGGATTGCGGCGATCATTCCGGCGATCAAGGAGGAGGTTGTGCGATGA
- the atzF gene encoding allophanate hydrolase, with protein MTINAVPKKMTIDALRTGYLRGSFTPSEVVESIIRRASDTEDDHVWITPPSMELIAPYLNNIQHLSIADYPLWGIPFAIKDNIEVQGWPVTAGCPEYERESERHAAVVERLVAAGAIPVGKTNLDQFATGLVGTRSPYGETHNALRPELISGGSSSGSAVAVALGQAAFALGTDTAGSGRVPAALHGLVGYKPAVGAWPSTGLVPACRSIDCITVFAHALGDAVAVDGVVRGPHPEDAFSKARPLGPSRAPARWLFPKGDLTFFGPFAEAYEAAWKGAKQTLLQSGISVEEVDVSLLQEAAALLYEGPLVAERWADLESFVQAHPGALFPVTEDILRTGGKTEFTAASLFRAQHRLAEIRRSTEVLLKDAVLVLPTCGGTWTRAQVRQDPIRTNSLMGLYTNHCNLLDLSAVAVPAGDAAEHLPFGLTLFTLPDQEAVMVEAAKWVERSQERMLVAVCGLHMRGMALEPQMTGLGAYFVEEARTAPEYRLYRLDTHPAKPGLVHVLEEGESIALELWSMPISSFGLFTAAIPAPLGIGKIRLQDGRVVSGFSCEASAAPEGVDITSMGGWRNAEANNTVSHTS; from the coding sequence ATGACGATCAATGCCGTTCCGAAAAAGATGACCATCGATGCGCTTCGTACCGGTTATCTCCGTGGCAGCTTCACGCCTTCGGAGGTGGTGGAGAGCATCATCAGGCGGGCAAGCGATACGGAAGATGATCATGTCTGGATCACGCCGCCGTCGATGGAGTTGATTGCCCCATATCTGAACAATATTCAACATTTGTCCATCGCCGATTATCCGCTGTGGGGCATCCCGTTTGCCATCAAAGACAATATTGAAGTGCAGGGCTGGCCCGTGACGGCAGGTTGTCCCGAGTATGAGCGCGAGTCGGAGCGGCATGCAGCTGTCGTGGAAAGATTGGTCGCTGCCGGCGCCATCCCGGTCGGCAAAACCAACCTCGACCAGTTCGCCACAGGGCTTGTAGGTACAAGAAGCCCATATGGTGAAACGCATAACGCTTTGCGGCCTGAGCTCATCAGCGGAGGATCAAGCTCGGGTTCGGCGGTAGCCGTGGCTCTGGGGCAGGCAGCTTTCGCGCTCGGCACCGATACCGCCGGTTCGGGCAGGGTGCCAGCCGCACTCCACGGTCTTGTCGGGTACAAACCGGCTGTAGGGGCATGGCCTTCCACCGGTTTGGTGCCCGCATGCCGGAGCATCGACTGCATCACCGTTTTTGCGCATGCGCTCGGAGATGCCGTCGCCGTCGATGGCGTGGTGCGGGGGCCGCATCCCGAAGATGCTTTCTCGAAAGCGCGCCCTCTTGGGCCGTCCCGCGCACCTGCCAGATGGTTGTTTCCCAAAGGCGACCTGACGTTTTTCGGCCCGTTTGCCGAAGCGTATGAAGCGGCCTGGAAAGGGGCGAAACAAACCTTGCTGCAGTCAGGGATCAGCGTGGAGGAGGTCGATGTGTCCCTGCTGCAAGAGGCTGCTGCGCTTCTGTATGAAGGACCGCTCGTCGCTGAACGGTGGGCGGATTTGGAGTCGTTTGTGCAGGCGCATCCCGGAGCCTTGTTTCCCGTAACCGAAGATATATTGCGCACAGGCGGCAAAACGGAATTTACGGCAGCTTCGCTGTTCCGGGCGCAGCACCGTCTGGCCGAGATTCGCCGCAGCACGGAAGTTTTGCTGAAAGATGCCGTCCTTGTCCTGCCCACATGTGGAGGAACGTGGACGAGGGCACAAGTGCGGCAGGACCCGATTCGAACGAACAGCCTAATGGGGCTGTATACGAATCATTGCAACCTGCTCGATTTAAGCGCCGTTGCTGTTCCAGCAGGAGATGCGGCAGAACATCTGCCGTTTGGACTGACGCTGTTTACGCTGCCGGATCAGGAAGCGGTTATGGTAGAAGCTGCAAAATGGGTGGAGCGGAGCCAAGAACGCATGTTGGTGGCCGTTTGCGGGCTGCATATGAGAGGTATGGCGCTGGAACCTCAGATGACCGGGCTGGGGGCTTATTTTGTGGAAGAGGCGCGGACTGCACCGGAATATCGCTTGTATCGATTGGATACGCATCCGGCCAAGCCTGGCTTGGTTCATGTGCTTGAAGAGGGCGAATCCATCGCATTGGAGCTGTGGAGCATGCCGATTTCCTCTTTTGGCCTTTTCACGGCAGCCATTCCCGCCCCGCTCGGTATCGGCAAAATCCGGTTGCAGGACGGCAGAGTTGTGTCCGGTTTTAGTTGTGAAGCCTCGGCTGCACCAGAGGGCGTGGATATCACGTCCATGGGTGGATGGAGGAACGCGGAAGCGAATAACACTGTCTCGCATACAAGCTAA
- a CDS encoding GNAT family N-acetyltransferase: MLKKRDLHECHSLYSLLTDPAVSPYVRYQCQSVEEYLFLTKQLIAEEEQHTVISRTILNEAGLPIGTIDLYQIVNNTGFLATWIGAPYFGTGYSQRAKSAFFVELFLKHAIETIFLKIRKQNIRSSKAAQKLPYVRLANELFHEVYQSVNAGEPIYDLYYVERSAFMESHIDLHQVVAT, encoded by the coding sequence ATGTTAAAAAAACGGGATTTGCATGAATGTCATTCATTGTACAGTTTATTGACGGACCCCGCAGTTTCTCCCTACGTTCGTTATCAATGCCAATCAGTGGAAGAATACTTATTTCTGACCAAACAATTGATCGCCGAAGAAGAACAGCATACGGTCATTTCACGCACCATCCTGAATGAAGCCGGTCTGCCGATCGGAACCATTGATTTGTATCAGATCGTAAATAACACCGGGTTCCTGGCCACGTGGATCGGGGCGCCGTATTTTGGAACCGGGTACAGCCAGAGAGCAAAATCTGCCTTCTTTGTTGAATTGTTTCTCAAACATGCGATTGAAACGATATTTTTAAAGATTCGCAAGCAAAACATTCGATCCAGCAAAGCAGCCCAAAAACTGCCGTATGTCAGATTAGCCAATGAATTGTTTCACGAAGTATACCAATCGGTTAATGCCGGAGAACCAATCTATGATCTGTACTATGTGGAACGGTCCGCCTTTATGGAGAGCCATATCGATCTGCACCAAGTGGTGGCAACGTAG
- a CDS encoding alpha/beta hydrolase: MASRRSKTKKAAWLVVLALILISVVALVFPTWTPGIEGERSISTLEQIEINGSKHRIMIRGHDRDNPVIIFVHGGPGSSEIAYAASFQNLWEQHFTVVNYDQRASGASYHFFENYDDLSSKVLVEDLLAITDHVSERLGQDKVILIGHSYGTYVAAQAAQQAPEKYTAYIGIGQLGNATESEIDALEYVINEARRVGDEGNVQRLEQMSEEIRKGTALTPRSYVTKYGGASSSGEMPDGNVFDMIMGSEYNLLDIIRYYVGILSHQQVLLDEVFDTPLSTAVTELDLPVYFVMGKYDYMTSSAAARTYFDQLNAKQKQFIAYENSAHFPHIEEKDRFSEWMITTFAEN; encoded by the coding sequence GTGGCGAGTAGAAGAAGCAAAACAAAGAAGGCGGCGTGGCTCGTTGTCCTCGCTCTTATTCTAATCAGCGTGGTTGCGTTGGTTTTCCCGACGTGGACACCCGGTATTGAAGGAGAGCGCAGCATCAGCACCTTGGAGCAAATCGAAATTAACGGCTCGAAACATCGAATCATGATCCGCGGCCATGACCGCGATAATCCAGTGATTATTTTCGTGCATGGCGGTCCGGGATCGTCAGAAATCGCTTATGCCGCAAGCTTCCAGAACTTGTGGGAGCAACATTTCACCGTGGTCAATTATGATCAAAGGGCCAGTGGGGCCTCCTATCATTTTTTTGAAAACTACGATGATTTGTCGTCCAAGGTGTTAGTCGAGGATTTGCTCGCTATTACCGACCATGTCTCCGAACGTTTGGGGCAAGACAAGGTCATCCTCATCGGTCATTCCTACGGTACATATGTCGCAGCACAAGCTGCACAGCAAGCCCCTGAGAAATATACAGCTTACATCGGAATTGGGCAGCTTGGGAATGCGACGGAAAGCGAAATCGATGCATTGGAGTATGTCATCAACGAGGCGCGGCGGGTTGGCGATGAGGGGAATGTGCAGCGTTTGGAGCAGATGTCTGAAGAAATCCGCAAAGGGACTGCCCTTACGCCGAGATCGTACGTAACCAAGTATGGCGGTGCTTCCAGCAGCGGGGAAATGCCTGACGGGAACGTGTTCGACATGATTATGGGGAGCGAGTATAACCTGCTGGATATCATCCGCTATTACGTTGGAATCCTGAGTCACCAACAAGTGCTTCTGGACGAGGTGTTTGACACTCCATTGTCCACGGCCGTGACAGAGCTTGACCTACCCGTATATTTCGTAATGGGTAAATATGATTATATGACTTCATCCGCTGCGGCCAGAACATACTTCGATCAGTTAAATGCCAAGCAAAAGCAATTCATTGCCTACGAAAATTCCGCCCACTTCCCGCATATTGAAGAAAAAGACAGATTCAGCGAGTGGATGATCACCACCTTTGCAGAGAACTAA